Proteins from one Microbacterium sp. Root553 genomic window:
- a CDS encoding ROK family protein, whose translation MTEVSAGLGTGRASVGAILDFAWTAGEFTASEAMATTSLTRSTAIDAIDTLVDAAVLRELPNARVAGSYRAGRPARRFVLASDLGVVIGVDAGDTHLAVTISDPLERTLVHHRTDLDPTQSAAARRATILDQMAHALAEADVSREAVLAICVGVAAPVNRAGISPPHPEGFWERTNPGLAEALDEWAPVVEIKNDAQLAAIAEGSAGAAVGCRDYVALLASERFGGGVVVDGHVLHGAHGGVGEGVVFDHIIGVGSAFGLRYALQDEVRAGVESGEISSESAIGRLAGAERIDPRTVLTAASAGDADALLATSRVGATLARVVGVLGSMYDPARVIICGGVAESIEPVLAAAREVLPAQLHLPAPEILASTLGAEVVSIGAVATARMAAREVAVPLLAERRLSAAS comes from the coding sequence CGTGGACCGCCGGCGAGTTCACCGCGAGTGAGGCGATGGCGACCACCTCGCTGACCCGCTCGACCGCGATCGACGCGATCGACACCCTCGTCGACGCCGCCGTGCTGCGGGAACTCCCCAACGCACGGGTGGCCGGGAGCTACCGCGCGGGGCGCCCCGCGCGGCGCTTCGTGCTGGCATCCGACCTCGGCGTCGTCATCGGGGTGGATGCCGGAGACACCCACCTCGCGGTCACGATCTCGGATCCGCTCGAGCGCACCCTCGTGCACCACCGCACCGACCTCGATCCGACGCAGTCGGCGGCTGCGCGGCGCGCGACGATCCTGGATCAGATGGCGCACGCGCTCGCCGAGGCCGACGTCTCGCGCGAGGCGGTGCTCGCGATCTGCGTCGGCGTCGCCGCGCCGGTGAACAGGGCCGGCATCTCACCGCCGCACCCCGAGGGCTTCTGGGAGCGCACCAACCCGGGGCTCGCCGAAGCTCTCGACGAGTGGGCTCCCGTCGTCGAGATCAAGAACGACGCCCAGCTCGCCGCGATCGCCGAGGGGTCCGCGGGGGCCGCGGTCGGATGCCGCGACTACGTCGCCCTGCTCGCGAGCGAACGGTTCGGCGGGGGCGTGGTCGTGGACGGCCACGTGCTGCACGGCGCCCACGGCGGCGTCGGCGAGGGCGTCGTGTTCGACCACATCATCGGAGTCGGGTCGGCCTTCGGTCTGCGATACGCCCTGCAGGACGAGGTGCGTGCGGGGGTCGAGAGCGGCGAGATCTCGTCGGAATCGGCGATTGGTCGGCTCGCGGGCGCGGAGCGCATCGATCCGCGGACCGTGTTGACCGCGGCATCCGCCGGTGATGCCGATGCGCTGCTCGCGACGTCGCGGGTCGGCGCGACCCTCGCCCGCGTCGTCGGCGTGCTCGGCAGCATGTACGACCCGGCGCGCGTGATCATCTGCGGAGGGGTCGCCGAGAGCATCGAGCCCGTGCTCGCCGCCGCACGCGAGGTGCTGCCGGCCCAGCTGCACCTGCCGGCCCCCGAGATCCTCGCCTCCACGCTCGGCGCCGAGGTCGTGTCGATCGGCGCCGTCGCGACCGCGCGGATGGCCGCCCGCGAGGTGGCCGTGCCCCTGCTGGCGGAACGACGCCTCAGCGCGGCGAGCTGA
- a CDS encoding LysR family transcriptional regulator encodes MDPHHLRLLRELRDRGSVAAVAAALGISASAVSQQLATLQSAVALPLTVRRGRVLILTTAGEALAAASIRVDEALTAARDAIGELLDAGDRPVRVSSFNSAGLALFGPLLRELDGSPAVRLADADVPHRDFPGLTADHDLVIAHRLAHDAPWPADRVVAIPLVEEPLDIALPADHPLAGRTDIRLADLRDEEWVSVHEGFPLAGVLEHLAALSGSPLRIAHRINEFSVTAEVVRAGAAIAVMPRATATPLAVDGLVLRPLSDVDLVRHVDVLARPDALAYTSVRRVLRTLQDVAARLQSDPLSSPR; translated from the coding sequence ATGGATCCGCACCATCTCCGACTGCTCCGGGAGCTTCGCGACCGAGGCAGCGTCGCGGCCGTCGCGGCCGCTCTCGGAATCTCGGCGTCAGCGGTGTCGCAGCAGCTCGCGACCCTGCAGTCGGCGGTGGCTCTGCCGCTCACCGTGCGCCGAGGTCGAGTCCTGATCCTGACCACGGCGGGGGAGGCGCTCGCCGCGGCGAGCATTCGTGTCGACGAGGCATTGACCGCGGCCCGCGACGCGATCGGCGAACTCCTCGACGCGGGCGACAGGCCGGTCCGGGTGTCGTCCTTCAACAGCGCAGGGCTCGCCCTCTTCGGACCGCTTCTGCGCGAACTCGACGGGAGTCCCGCCGTCCGTCTCGCCGATGCCGACGTCCCGCATCGGGACTTCCCCGGGCTCACCGCCGACCACGATCTCGTCATCGCTCACCGGCTCGCGCACGATGCCCCCTGGCCGGCCGATCGGGTCGTCGCGATCCCGCTCGTCGAGGAGCCGCTCGACATCGCCCTCCCCGCAGATCATCCTCTCGCCGGTCGGACGGACATCCGCCTCGCCGACCTCCGCGACGAGGAGTGGGTGTCGGTGCACGAGGGATTCCCTCTCGCGGGCGTGCTCGAGCATCTCGCGGCACTGTCGGGGTCACCCCTGCGGATCGCGCATCGCATCAACGAGTTCTCGGTGACGGCGGAGGTCGTGCGTGCCGGGGCGGCGATCGCCGTCATGCCTCGCGCGACGGCCACGCCTCTGGCGGTGGACGGCCTGGTTCTCAGACCGCTGTCGGACGTGGATCTGGTCCGCCACGTCGACGTGCTGGCTCGGCCGGATGCCCTGGCCTACACCTCGGTCAGGCGGGTGCTGCGAACTCTGCAGGATGTCGCCGCCCGTCTGCAGAGCGACCCGCTCAGCTCACCGCGCTGA
- a CDS encoding 2'-5' RNA ligase family protein has product MHEPEPQRSPSSIELLFDTEADAAIRAEWDALAAAGMSSLAAHTSASNRPHLTLVARVGLPALGAEVFDGIPRFPLTLGAPLLFGSGDRRVLARSIVPTGELLALRSLVRDAVGPGADAPHTAPGEWMPHVALARRLRVADLPAALDLLGGDIAAHARVVRLWDPAASSITTLAELPPRRASAR; this is encoded by the coding sequence GTGCACGAACCAGAGCCTCAGCGCTCTCCCTCGTCGATCGAGCTGCTGTTCGACACGGAGGCCGACGCCGCGATCCGGGCCGAATGGGATGCTCTCGCCGCGGCCGGGATGTCGAGTCTCGCGGCGCACACCTCGGCGAGCAACCGCCCTCACCTCACGCTGGTCGCGCGCGTCGGTCTGCCCGCCCTGGGGGCGGAGGTCTTCGACGGCATCCCGCGATTCCCTCTCACGCTGGGTGCTCCGCTGCTCTTCGGTTCCGGGGATCGGCGCGTCCTGGCGCGGAGCATCGTTCCCACCGGCGAACTGCTCGCGCTTCGGTCACTGGTGCGCGATGCCGTCGGTCCTGGCGCGGATGCCCCGCACACCGCACCGGGTGAATGGATGCCGCACGTCGCGCTCGCCCGCAGGCTGCGCGTCGCCGATCTGCCGGCCGCCCTGGATCTCCTCGGCGGGGACATCGCTGCGCACGCCCGCGTCGTACGACTCTGGGACCCCGCCGCCTCGTCGATCACGACGCTCGCGGAGCTGCCCCCGAGACGCGCGTCAGCACGGTGA